A genomic region of Oncorhynchus mykiss isolate Arlee chromosome 2, USDA_OmykA_1.1, whole genome shotgun sequence contains the following coding sequences:
- the LOC110494745 gene encoding cholesteryl ester transfer protein produces the protein MDKCVMTLPVLLLFLGLVVMSRSCLEPASAYRFTGAVCRLTYPAAVVLNEKTTKVIQAAFQHAKYPSISNEKSILFVGKVKYGLANLEIHNLSIGRSEFELIAGEGIEIAISNVSAVFKGTIQYGYGSWLVNVGHSVDFEIDSHIDLGINPKLYCGKGKVAADTSDCYLTFHKLDLLLQGDREPGWLKRLFTNFITFTVKLVIKSQICKEINNVANILADFIQERAEQFLSDGDISMDIGVTSAPVITSNYIESYHKGLAKYNNMTAVINESVFDPSQLTEDRMLYFWISDEVFNPLITAAHQDRRFVLNISGLELTELFKTHLSTPIPEFLSQFLSSEEPVLRVWSVSVPHLWTTPMGTYVRAVAAAELTSGAEDIPGLYFEMEVEVVVTASYAKKKLILIATTSQISIMKDSLSTDTLQMVEAHIEYLKEAVEKIGVPKVISKLEPSLTALLDKQGANLFELIEPQVVSQDGFVIIQTDFAFPHHLLVEFLRKTLE, from the exons ATGGATAAGTGTGTGATGACACTCCCAGTCCTGCTGCTGTTCCTGGGCCTGGTTGTGATGTCCCGATCCTGTCTAGAGCCAGCCTCTGCATACAGGTTCACTGGGGCTGTCTGTAGGCTGACCTACCCTGCAGCGGTGGTCT TAAATGAGAAGACGACCAAGGTCATCCAGGCTGCGTTCCAGCATGCCAAATATCCAAGCATTAGCAATGAGAAGTCTATTCTCTTTGTTGGAAAGGTGAAATATGGACTTGCCAA TCTGGAGATCCATAACCTGTCGATTGGGCGGAGTGAGTTTGAGCTCATAGCAGGTGAAGGCATTGAGATTGCCATCTCCAACGTGTCTGCTGTTTTCAAAGGAACCATCCAGTATGGATATGGAAGCTGGCT TGTCAATGTGGGACATTCAGTAGATTTTGAAATTGATTCGCACATTGATCTTGGCATTAACCCCAAACTCT ATTGTGGAAAGGGGAAAGTTGCTGCAGACACATCAGACTGCTACCTCACATTCCACAAGCTGGATCTCCTgctgcagggagacaggga GCCTGGCTGGCTCAAGAGGCTGTTCACAAACTTCATCACCTTCACTGTGAAGCTGGTTATTAAAAGCCAG ATCTGTAAGGAGATCAATAATGTGGCAAACATATTGGCGGACTTTATACAGGAACGAGCAG AGCAATTCCTTAGTGATGGTGACATCAGCATGGATATTGGAGTAACTTCTGCCCCTGTCATCacatccaattacattgaatcaTACCACAAG GGTCTGGCCAAATACAACAACATGACAGCTGTCATCAATGAGTCTGTATTCGACCCCAGCCAACTGACAGAGGACCGCATGCTTTACTTCTGGATCTCTGATGAGGTCTTCAACCCCCTGATTACAGCTGCCCACCAAGATAGACGTTTTGTCCTCAACATCTCTGGTCTGGAGCTCACA GAACTGTTTAAGACACATTTGTCTACCCCCATTCCAGAGTTCCTTAGCCAG TTTCTGTCCTCTGAGGAGCCAGTGCTGAGGGTGTGGAGTGTGTCAGTGCCTCACCTGTGGACGACCCCAATGGGCACCTATGTCAGAGCTGTGGCTGCAGCAGAACTGACTAGCGGAGCTGAGGACATCCCAGGACTTTACTTTGAGATG GAGGTGGAGGTTGTAGTGACTGCTTCCTACGCCAAGAAGAAACTGATCCTAATCGCTACAACATCACA AATTTCCATAATGAAGGATTCACTGTCCACAGACACACTGCAG ATGGTTGAAGCCCACATTGAATATTTGAAAGAGGCAGTGGAGAAAATAGGTGTCCCAAAAGTCATATCCA AACTAGAACCAAGTTTAACTGCACTACTGGACAAACAGGGAGCAAATCTGTTTGAGCTCATCGAACCCCAGGTTGTTTCTCAGGAT gGTTTTGTGATTATCCAGACAGACTTTGCCTTTCCTCATCATCTGCTTGTGGAATTCCTCAGGAAGACTCTGGAGTGA